In a single window of the Micromonospora sp. WMMD1155 genome:
- a CDS encoding aminodeoxychorismate/anthranilate synthase component II, with translation MKVLLVDAYDSFTHIIDQYLRTLGARTVVVRSRSRTSDELAALRPDAVVLGPGPGHPAESGHVELVHTFAGHVPLLGVCLGHQAIGLAYGGSVAVARHLMHGKTSVVGHDGRGVFAGAPAPLTVTRYHSLIVADPTPPALEVTARSSDDGYVMGVRHLSLPVEGVQFHPESVLTEDGLRLFDNFLRAATTLPVAGSRAAGSS, from the coding sequence GTGAAGGTCCTGCTCGTCGACGCGTACGACAGTTTCACCCACATCATCGACCAGTACCTGCGGACCCTCGGCGCGCGGACCGTGGTGGTCCGGTCCCGGTCCCGGACCAGCGACGAGCTGGCCGCCCTGCGGCCGGACGCGGTGGTGCTCGGCCCCGGGCCCGGCCACCCCGCCGAGTCCGGCCACGTGGAGCTGGTGCACACCTTCGCCGGCCACGTCCCACTGCTCGGCGTCTGCCTCGGCCACCAGGCGATCGGCCTGGCCTACGGCGGGTCGGTCGCCGTCGCCCGGCACCTGATGCACGGCAAGACGAGCGTGGTCGGCCACGACGGCCGAGGTGTCTTCGCCGGGGCGCCCGCCCCGCTCACCGTCACCCGCTACCACTCGCTCATCGTCGCGGACCCGACCCCGCCCGCCCTGGAGGTCACCGCGCGGTCCTCCGACGACGGCTACGTGATGGGGGTACGCCACCTGAGCCTGCCGGTGGAGGGGGTGCAGTTCCACCCGGAGAGCGTGCTCACCGAGGACGGGCTGCGGCTGTTCGACAACTTCCTCCGCGCCGCCACGACGCTGCCGGTGGCCGGGTCACGGGCGGCGGGGTCGTCATGA
- a CDS encoding phenylacetate--CoA ligase family protein, whose translation MWLPTTGPAADFAVDYLALHQAFYDRTLDPADLEAWRDRQLRTVLDQVSTGSPFYARHLADVDLSTITPATLDRLPFTTKTHLRQEMLDVLSRPLTDGVFFYETTGTTGRATPCPRDGREVVASNAHVTESWASIFRHHFGDQPPRIGLMGPTEVHSFGDTLGDVARNVGSLNAKIWPYSPVIGFAKALQLMKDLELEVVCCTPGVAMMLAKAAEHYGYRLREDFAVKLLFVTGEMCTPALARNLESVWGADVYNILYGSQEAFVIATACRNKRMHLSQTNYLIEVVDPETGTSYGPRGSGELTVTMLVDGVKPLVRYRTGDAVIIEASDCACEMPGDLVQIVGRTLDRIELGGRRLTAGQIETAVLTGVTGSGGYQVVIDNDPNAGGDRLTVRLELLKDLVDDPAGVADGVRERAAAALGVPVEVELTDGLDPIVSTGAFVSWKAARIVDRRVEVDHETRVAQRMAGNRGYTT comes from the coding sequence ATGTGGCTTCCGACCACCGGACCGGCGGCGGACTTCGCCGTCGACTACCTGGCCCTGCACCAGGCCTTCTACGACCGCACCCTCGACCCGGCCGACCTGGAGGCCTGGCGCGACCGGCAACTGCGCACGGTGCTCGACCAGGTGTCCACCGGCTCACCGTTCTACGCCCGTCACCTGGCCGACGTCGACCTCTCGACGATCACCCCGGCGACCCTCGACCGGTTGCCCTTCACCACGAAGACGCACCTGCGGCAGGAGATGCTCGACGTGCTCAGCCGGCCGCTGACCGACGGGGTCTTCTTCTACGAGACGACCGGCACGACCGGGCGCGCGACGCCGTGCCCCCGCGACGGTCGGGAGGTGGTGGCCAGCAACGCCCACGTCACCGAGTCCTGGGCGTCGATCTTCCGCCACCACTTCGGCGACCAACCGCCCCGGATCGGGCTGATGGGCCCGACCGAGGTGCACTCCTTCGGCGACACCCTCGGTGACGTCGCCCGTAACGTCGGTTCGCTGAACGCGAAGATCTGGCCGTACTCGCCGGTGATCGGGTTCGCCAAGGCGTTGCAGCTGATGAAGGACCTCGAGCTGGAGGTGGTCTGCTGCACGCCGGGCGTGGCGATGATGCTGGCCAAGGCCGCCGAGCACTACGGGTACCGGCTGCGCGAGGACTTCGCCGTCAAACTCCTCTTCGTCACCGGCGAGATGTGCACCCCGGCGCTGGCCCGCAACCTGGAGTCCGTCTGGGGCGCGGACGTCTACAACATCCTGTACGGCTCGCAGGAGGCGTTCGTCATCGCCACCGCCTGCCGCAACAAGCGGATGCACCTGTCGCAGACCAACTACCTGATCGAGGTCGTCGACCCGGAGACCGGCACGTCGTACGGTCCGCGGGGCAGCGGGGAACTCACCGTCACCATGCTCGTCGACGGGGTGAAGCCGCTGGTCCGCTACCGCACCGGCGACGCGGTGATCATCGAGGCGTCGGACTGCGCCTGCGAGATGCCCGGCGACCTGGTGCAGATCGTCGGCCGCACCCTGGACCGCATCGAGCTGGGCGGTCGACGTCTCACCGCCGGGCAGATCGAGACGGCGGTCCTGACCGGGGTCACCGGTTCGGGCGGCTACCAGGTGGTGATCGACAACGACCCGAACGCCGGCGGCGACCGGCTGACGGTCCGGCTGGAGTTGCTCAAGGACCTCGTCGACGACCCCGCCGGGGTGGCCGACGGGGTCCGGGAACGGGCCGCCGCCGCGCTCGGCGTACCGGTCGAGGTGGAGCTGACCGACGGGCTGGACCCGATCGTCAGCACCGGCGCCTTCGTCAGTTGGAAGGCCGCCCGGATCGTCGACCGGCGGGTCGAGGTGGACCACGAGACCCGGGTGGCGCAACGCATGGCGGGCAACCGTGGCTACACCACCTGA
- a CDS encoding amidohydrolase family protein yields MSRRTLLHRATVQEGLGVASRPHHSVLLDGERIVAVLPEAQAPLHDPDVDVLDLDGRTVMPGMTLGHTHIAYLDVLDGREMLFKYSIPEVTLGAAANAAAMLRLGYTAFVGAGSVSGIDMALRRAIDAGKLPGPRITPCSRDLMVSGPPERRNPGVKQRIPSDLMRLADTPEELIEYVDTEVAQGAEIIKVFSTGDDTFPNGRSHELLFTAEELVIAARAAHERGVRIRAHSRGLGGIRNAIAAGVDVIDHATYADDAALEAIAERGIFVVPSLHQPHRLLTDGVRHGKTPEYLETLEFEAEVENTLRILPLMVRMGIPIVAGDDFGFAWTPHGRYAEELETYVTMAGIPAPVVLTWATANGARLAGRGDEAGTVQPGRLADLVVTDGDPAEDITVLGRPESIELVLLGGRVVAGDAARYRAGQPAGVA; encoded by the coding sequence GTGTCCCGACGAACGTTGCTGCACCGCGCCACCGTCCAGGAAGGACTGGGGGTGGCCTCCCGACCGCACCACAGTGTGCTGCTCGACGGCGAACGCATCGTCGCGGTGCTGCCCGAGGCGCAGGCCCCGCTGCACGACCCGGACGTGGACGTCCTCGACCTCGACGGCCGGACGGTGATGCCGGGCATGACGCTCGGCCACACCCACATCGCGTACCTGGACGTGCTCGACGGTCGGGAGATGCTGTTCAAGTACAGCATCCCCGAGGTCACCCTCGGCGCCGCCGCCAACGCCGCCGCCATGCTCCGGCTCGGCTACACCGCCTTCGTCGGCGCCGGCTCGGTGTCCGGCATCGACATGGCGCTGCGCCGGGCGATCGACGCCGGGAAGCTGCCCGGCCCGCGGATCACCCCGTGCAGCCGGGACCTGATGGTGTCCGGCCCGCCGGAGCGCCGCAATCCGGGGGTCAAGCAACGCATCCCGAGCGACCTGATGCGGCTCGCCGACACCCCGGAGGAGCTGATCGAGTACGTCGACACCGAGGTCGCCCAGGGCGCGGAGATCATCAAGGTCTTCTCCACCGGTGACGACACCTTCCCCAACGGCCGCTCGCACGAGCTGCTGTTCACCGCCGAGGAGTTGGTGATCGCGGCCCGGGCCGCGCACGAGCGGGGCGTGCGGATCCGCGCGCACTCGCGTGGCCTGGGCGGCATCCGCAACGCCATCGCCGCCGGGGTCGACGTGATCGACCACGCCACGTACGCCGACGACGCCGCCCTGGAGGCGATCGCCGAGCGGGGCATCTTCGTGGTGCCGAGCCTGCACCAACCGCACCGCCTGCTCACCGACGGCGTCCGGCACGGCAAGACCCCGGAGTACCTGGAGACGCTGGAGTTCGAGGCCGAGGTCGAGAACACCCTGCGCATCCTTCCGCTGATGGTGCGGATGGGCATCCCGATCGTGGCCGGCGACGACTTCGGGTTCGCCTGGACCCCGCACGGCCGCTACGCCGAGGAGCTGGAGACGTACGTGACGATGGCCGGTATACCCGCGCCGGTGGTGCTGACCTGGGCCACCGCCAACGGAGCGCGGCTGGCCGGTCGGGGCGACGAGGCGGGCACGGTGCAGCCGGGGCGGCTGGCCGACCTGGTGGTCACCGACGGGGACCCGGCCGAGGACATCACCGTGCTGGGCCGACCCGAGTCGATCGAGCTGGTGCTGCTCGGCGGCCGGGTGGTCGCCGGGGACGCCGCCCGGTACCGCGCCGGGCAGCCCGCCGGGGTGGCCTGA
- a CDS encoding anthranilate synthase component I family protein, with protein sequence MSSLSARTATRLIGSHSVATRRTPPTNSIPIEVTSVTLSSINPLSLYTALAERRSPDDVYLFESLDGPAEDRHAAAVGWDALAEVRFIADRLEVIADGPLGDALAAVLTEALGEPVRHHARQRVWSVAGPPEVWAAIRAVQRAFAVRTTAPADTFAFGFLTTLAYEAARDMDELSVDRVVDDIPRCTLVLFRHTVWWDLRTDTVRHLAATGPHLPEDTGAHRLPDLLAGLPDGDREVPAAPPPSLVRDTVDEKTFAARVEQCLRHIQVGDSYQIQIGHRIDVETALTPLEVYRRLRHRNPSPYMYLTPWAGGTVIGASPELFLRIAQGRLSMRPIAGTAARSADPETDRRLVAELAASEKERAEHVMLVDLCRNDIGRVCVPGTLSVDAMFDVEPFAYVHHLVSTVSGQLADDADVWAAICAAFPAGTMTGAPKLRAMEIIDGLEDEPRGVYAGSVGLVDVRGFAVLALCIRTAVHDGRRYRTQASAGVVADSDPDAEWRETLAKMSATFWALTGTELLP encoded by the coding sequence GTGTCCTCATTGTCGGCCAGGACTGCCACGCGGCTCATTGGGTCGCATTCCGTGGCGACCCGGCGTACGCCACCGACCAACTCAATTCCAATAGAAGTGACATCTGTCACACTGTCGTCAATCAATCCTTTGTCGCTCTACACGGCGCTCGCCGAACGTCGTTCTCCGGACGATGTGTATCTCTTCGAAAGCCTGGACGGCCCGGCTGAGGACCGTCACGCGGCAGCCGTCGGCTGGGATGCCCTCGCCGAGGTGCGGTTCATCGCCGACCGCCTCGAGGTGATCGCCGACGGGCCGCTCGGCGACGCCCTGGCGGCCGTGCTCACCGAGGCCCTGGGCGAGCCGGTCCGGCACCATGCCCGGCAACGGGTCTGGTCGGTCGCCGGGCCGCCCGAGGTGTGGGCGGCGATCCGGGCCGTGCAACGGGCGTTCGCGGTGCGGACCACCGCGCCCGCCGACACCTTCGCCTTCGGCTTCCTCACCACCCTGGCGTACGAGGCCGCGCGGGACATGGACGAACTCTCCGTCGACCGGGTGGTCGACGACATCCCGCGCTGCACCCTCGTCCTGTTCCGGCACACCGTCTGGTGGGACCTGCGCACCGACACCGTGCGGCACCTCGCCGCCACCGGCCCGCACCTGCCGGAGGACACCGGGGCCCACCGGCTGCCGGACCTTCTCGCCGGGCTGCCCGACGGCGACCGGGAGGTGCCGGCCGCCCCACCGCCCAGCCTGGTCCGGGACACCGTCGACGAGAAGACCTTCGCCGCCCGCGTGGAGCAGTGCCTGCGGCACATCCAGGTGGGCGACAGCTACCAGATCCAGATCGGCCACCGGATCGACGTGGAGACCGCTCTCACCCCGCTGGAGGTCTACCGGCGGCTGCGCCACCGCAACCCGTCGCCGTACATGTACCTGACGCCCTGGGCCGGGGGGACCGTCATCGGCGCGAGCCCTGAGTTGTTCCTCCGCATCGCCCAGGGCCGGTTGTCGATGCGTCCGATCGCCGGCACCGCGGCCCGCAGCGCCGACCCGGAGACCGACCGCAGACTGGTGGCCGAGCTGGCGGCCAGCGAGAAGGAACGCGCCGAGCACGTCATGCTCGTCGACCTGTGCCGCAACGACATCGGCCGGGTCTGCGTGCCGGGCACGCTCAGCGTCGACGCGATGTTCGACGTCGAGCCGTTCGCGTACGTGCATCACCTGGTCTCCACCGTCTCCGGGCAGCTCGCCGACGACGCCGACGTCTGGGCGGCGATCTGCGCGGCCTTTCCCGCCGGCACCATGACCGGTGCCCCGAAGCTACGGGCCATGGAGATCATCGACGGGCTGGAGGACGAGCCCCGGGGCGTGTACGCCGGCTCCGTCGGCCTGGTCGACGTACGCGGGTTCGCGGTGCTCGCACTCTGCATCCGCACCGCCGTGCACGACGGCCGCCGCTACCGCACCCAGGCCTCCGCCGGGGTCGTGGCCGACTCCGACCCCGACGCCGAGTGGCGCGAGACGCTGGCCAAGATGAGCGCCACGTTCTGGGCCCTGACCGGTACGGAGCTGCTGCCGTGA
- a CDS encoding prephenate dehydratase, whose protein sequence is MATPPEAATDESVPALPGPLADAYGRRWRSVVDRWASRPGTTLATLGPPGTSSHLTAAFLAERHGLRIELSDTFDAVLAALVDRRVDQALVPSAYQGLTRFHWHRDLRLDAYFAQATPEYGIAAQPGHDPDRATGPLTVAALWEVRRIFTDLAPPALRDRRTRWVDADSTQHAAVILAAGGADLAVTNAPGVHRHALRWVARRPGAEIVWTLFGRR, encoded by the coding sequence GTGGCTACACCACCTGAGGCGGCCACCGACGAGTCGGTGCCCGCGCTGCCCGGGCCGCTCGCCGACGCGTACGGGCGGCGGTGGCGCAGCGTGGTGGACCGGTGGGCGAGCCGACCCGGCACCACGCTGGCCACCCTCGGTCCGCCCGGGACGTCCAGCCACCTGACCGCGGCGTTCCTCGCCGAGCGGCACGGGCTGCGCATCGAGCTGTCCGACACCTTCGACGCGGTGCTCGCCGCGCTGGTGGACCGGCGGGTCGACCAGGCCCTCGTGCCGAGCGCCTACCAGGGGCTCACCCGCTTCCACTGGCACCGTGACCTGCGGTTGGATGCCTACTTCGCACAGGCGACACCGGAGTACGGCATCGCCGCCCAGCCGGGCCACGACCCGGACCGGGCCACCGGTCCGCTCACGGTGGCCGCCCTGTGGGAGGTCCGGCGGATCTTCACCGACCTCGCGCCGCCCGCCCTGCGGGACCGCCGGACGCGGTGGGTCGACGCCGACTCCACCCAACACGCCGCCGTGATCCTCGCCGCCGGCGGCGCCGACCTCGCGGTCACCAACGCGCCCGGGGTGCACCGCCACGCGTTGCGGTGGGTGGCCCGCCGCCCGGGCGCCGAGATCGTGTGGACCCTGTTCGGCCGCCGCTGA
- a CDS encoding SDR family oxidoreductase, whose amino-acid sequence MTDQSAPLAVVTGAAGGIGRAVTAALTGSGHRVLGVDVEPAGDPAAYASLVADVAVPEQVEQLFARINERYGQPTVLVNNAGVYHARDFLDYDPKTYAQVLDVNLGAAFFCTQAFTRALIAAGRPGTVVNIASISGQSGSPDAAYGASKGACIALTRSLGRALAAHRIRVNAVAPGLVETPMAARIPVERRDDYRARIPVGRFGSPAEVAAAVAWLAGPESSYVTASVMDVNGGLH is encoded by the coding sequence ATGACCGACCAGTCGGCCCCCCTCGCCGTGGTCACCGGCGCGGCGGGCGGTATCGGCCGAGCCGTGACGGCCGCCCTGACCGGCTCCGGGCACCGGGTGCTCGGCGTCGACGTCGAGCCGGCCGGCGACCCGGCGGCGTACGCCTCGTTGGTCGCCGACGTGGCCGTGCCGGAGCAGGTGGAGCAGCTCTTCGCGCGCATCAACGAGCGGTACGGCCAACCGACCGTGCTGGTCAACAACGCGGGCGTCTACCACGCGAGGGACTTCCTCGACTACGACCCGAAGACGTACGCGCAGGTGCTCGACGTCAACCTGGGTGCCGCGTTCTTCTGCACCCAGGCGTTCACCCGCGCGCTGATCGCCGCCGGTCGCCCCGGCACGGTGGTCAACATCGCCTCGATCAGCGGGCAGTCCGGCAGCCCGGACGCGGCGTACGGGGCGTCGAAGGGCGCGTGCATCGCGCTCACCCGCAGCCTCGGCCGGGCGCTCGCCGCGCACCGCATCCGGGTCAACGCGGTCGCCCCCGGCCTGGTCGAGACCCCGATGGCCGCCCGGATCCCGGTCGAACGTCGCGACGACTACCGGGCCCGGATCCCGGTCGGCCGGTTCGGCTCACCGGCCGAGGTCGCCGCGGCCGTCGCCTGGTTGGCCGGCCCGGAGAGCAGCTACGTCACCGCGTCCGTGATGGACGTCAACGGCGGCCTGCACTGA
- a CDS encoding phenylalanine--tRNA ligase beta subunit-related protein — protein sequence MTQLSDGVDTLTVRIDDRVLTAVPDYVLGVIAVPVVDVAPAPPAVSALLTAAEDALHAAGLDKAGVADLPGIAAWREAYRAVGVNPNRFPCAAESIARRVAKGDRLPRINALVDLCNAVSLGAALPVASCAVDGLADLVVRPADGTETYLPLGAPDAPERPEPGEVVYADADGRAHSRRWNWRQGHLVRTDLGRHRLLLTVESAHPGGRAEVVDALARLATVLDELSDSTRQEAVLDGAATSAVLRTAPVGSDSGSRS from the coding sequence ATGACCCAGCTCAGCGACGGTGTGGACACCCTCACCGTGCGCATCGACGACCGGGTGCTGACCGCGGTGCCGGACTACGTGCTCGGCGTGATCGCCGTGCCGGTGGTCGATGTCGCTCCGGCTCCTCCCGCCGTGTCGGCGCTTCTCACCGCCGCCGAGGACGCGCTGCACGCGGCCGGTCTGGACAAGGCGGGCGTGGCCGACCTGCCGGGCATCGCCGCTTGGCGGGAGGCGTACCGGGCGGTGGGGGTGAACCCGAACCGGTTCCCCTGCGCCGCCGAGTCCATCGCCCGCCGGGTCGCCAAGGGTGACCGGCTGCCCCGGATCAACGCCCTGGTCGACCTCTGCAACGCGGTGTCGCTCGGCGCGGCGCTGCCGGTGGCCTCGTGCGCCGTCGACGGCCTCGCCGACCTCGTCGTCCGGCCGGCCGACGGCACCGAGACGTACCTGCCGCTCGGCGCTCCCGACGCCCCCGAGCGGCCCGAGCCGGGCGAGGTCGTCTACGCCGACGCCGACGGGCGGGCCCACTCGCGGCGCTGGAACTGGCGGCAGGGCCACCTGGTCCGCACCGATCTGGGGCGGCACCGGCTGCTGCTCACCGTCGAGTCGGCCCACCCCGGCGGCCGGGCCGAGGTGGTGGACGCGCTCGCCCGGCTCGCCACCGTCCTCGACGAACTGTCCGACAGCACGCGGCAGGAGGCGGTGCTCGACGGCGCGGCGACGAGCGCCGTCCTGCGTACCGCCCCGGTCGGCAGCGACAGTGGGAGCCGCTCGTGA
- a CDS encoding MFS transporter: MRRGVPVVGLLAVGAFAIGTDTFVVAGVLPEVADSLRVSVAAAGWVSTVFALAYAVAAPLLGALTGRLERRTVLVVSLVGFTVGNVASALAPDLPLLLLARVLTAASAALYIPAATASAAALAPPQRRARAMAVVLGGLSAATVAGVPFGTWLAADLQWRATFWLLAAVGAACAVAVTVGLPALALPPGPSLAARLAPARDSRVGLAVLTTALFMTGGYLALTYVGALLAPATDGDGTVLAVLLLVFGVPAVAGTVLGGRATDRWGGVPVLLVSVAGLALVLVTLPLTRQALLPAALAMAVWGVFAMATQPAQQHRLFTVAPTSGPLLLSLNSSATFVGIALGGFLGNRLLRHGGADALDLLGPVGAALCVLALSTTLLGARTRSDGRPPTAGLASPDHPGLATPGGHPAAYGRTDNRTRTLRGSR; this comes from the coding sequence ATGCGTCGGGGCGTACCCGTCGTCGGCCTGCTCGCGGTGGGTGCCTTCGCCATCGGCACCGACACGTTCGTGGTCGCCGGTGTGCTCCCCGAGGTGGCCGACAGCCTGCGGGTGAGCGTCGCCGCGGCCGGATGGGTGAGCACCGTCTTCGCCCTCGCGTACGCGGTCGCCGCGCCGCTTCTCGGCGCCCTGACCGGCCGGCTGGAACGGCGTACCGTGCTGGTGGTCTCGCTGGTCGGGTTCACCGTGGGCAACGTCGCCTCCGCGCTCGCCCCCGACCTGCCGCTGCTGCTGCTGGCCCGGGTCCTCACGGCGGCCAGCGCCGCGCTCTACATCCCCGCGGCCACCGCGTCGGCGGCCGCCCTGGCCCCACCGCAGCGGCGGGCCCGGGCCATGGCGGTGGTGCTCGGTGGCCTCTCCGCCGCCACCGTCGCCGGGGTGCCGTTCGGCACCTGGCTCGCCGCCGACCTCCAGTGGCGGGCCACCTTCTGGCTGCTCGCCGCCGTCGGCGCGGCCTGCGCGGTGGCGGTGACCGTCGGGCTGCCCGCGCTGGCGCTGCCGCCGGGCCCGTCGCTGGCCGCCCGGCTCGCCCCGGCCCGCGACAGCCGCGTCGGCCTGGCCGTGCTCACCACCGCGCTGTTCATGACCGGCGGCTACCTCGCGCTGACCTACGTCGGGGCGCTGCTCGCGCCGGCCACCGACGGCGACGGCACCGTCCTCGCGGTGCTGCTGCTGGTCTTCGGCGTGCCGGCGGTCGCCGGGACCGTGCTCGGCGGACGCGCCACCGACCGGTGGGGTGGCGTGCCGGTGTTGCTGGTGTCGGTCGCCGGGCTCGCCCTGGTGCTGGTCACCCTGCCGCTGACCCGGCAGGCGCTGCTGCCCGCCGCGCTGGCCATGGCGGTCTGGGGCGTCTTCGCGATGGCCACCCAGCCGGCCCAGCAGCACCGGCTCTTCACCGTCGCGCCGACCTCCGGTCCGTTGCTGCTCTCGCTCAACTCGTCGGCCACGTTCGTGGGCATCGCGCTCGGCGGATTCCTCGGCAACCGGCTGCTGCGACACGGTGGCGCGGACGCCCTCGACCTGCTCGGGCCGGTCGGCGCGGCACTCTGTGTGCTGGCGTTGAGCACCACGCTGCTCGGCGCGCGGACCCGCTCCGACGGTCGGCCGCCGACCGCCGGATTGGCCTCACCGGATCACCCCGGATTGGCCACACCCGGTGGTCACCCCGCTGCGTACGGTCGGACCGACAATCGGACCCGAACCCTACGAGGATCACGATGA
- a CDS encoding ATP-grasp domain-containing protein codes for MNRAILVIYRPAAGRYAAQFRSVVAAAAELGVAAVALLPTGQPAAEAAGLPCYFADLDDSEAVRAVVTTILAAHPVERIFPLFEGDVLTAARCRRDHGIPGLDPEEALTFRDKNVMHRRAVELGVPVARSCRPETIGAVAEFAAEVGWPVVIKPYAGWACGDTHRVDSAEDLARVWPLVADDRHDYRVEEYVRGVEYHVDSLLRDGEVVFDQLSRYTYSILEFRDEPGGTVSRKHDLTPAERRIVAASATVLRGFGMRTGVAHVEFFLLDDGGLVFGEAAARAGGGSIVPAIQAGRGINLAGEWCRLELDPGHVPAATVGPEIGTEYLCSDRYGRITAITTADELRALDSVLDADVWKSVGDVLAAPTASNDVLGWYVCEGRDFDDVRARFKVIRDAFQVVTEPVGDA; via the coding sequence GTGAACCGCGCGATCCTGGTGATCTACCGACCCGCGGCCGGTCGGTACGCGGCCCAGTTCCGCAGTGTCGTCGCCGCCGCAGCCGAGCTGGGCGTGGCCGCCGTCGCGCTGTTGCCGACCGGGCAGCCGGCCGCCGAAGCCGCCGGACTGCCCTGCTACTTCGCCGACCTCGACGACTCCGAAGCCGTTCGCGCGGTGGTCACCACGATCCTCGCCGCGCACCCGGTGGAGCGCATCTTCCCGCTCTTCGAGGGCGACGTGCTCACCGCCGCGCGCTGCCGCCGCGACCACGGCATCCCGGGTCTCGACCCGGAGGAGGCGCTGACCTTCCGGGACAAGAACGTCATGCACCGCCGGGCCGTCGAGCTGGGCGTGCCGGTGGCCCGCTCGTGCCGACCCGAGACGATCGGCGCGGTCGCCGAGTTCGCCGCCGAGGTGGGCTGGCCGGTGGTCATCAAGCCGTACGCCGGCTGGGCCTGCGGCGACACGCACCGGGTGGACTCCGCCGAGGACCTGGCCCGGGTGTGGCCGCTGGTCGCCGACGACCGGCACGACTACCGGGTGGAGGAGTACGTCCGGGGCGTCGAGTACCACGTCGACTCGCTGCTGCGCGACGGCGAGGTGGTCTTCGACCAGCTGTCCCGCTACACGTACTCCATCCTGGAGTTCCGCGACGAGCCCGGCGGCACGGTCTCCCGCAAGCACGACCTGACCCCGGCGGAGCGGCGCATCGTGGCCGCCAGCGCCACCGTGCTGCGCGGCTTCGGCATGCGTACCGGCGTGGCGCACGTGGAGTTCTTCCTCCTCGACGACGGCGGGCTGGTCTTCGGCGAGGCGGCCGCCCGGGCGGGTGGCGGCTCGATCGTCCCCGCCATCCAGGCCGGGCGGGGGATCAACCTGGCCGGGGAGTGGTGCCGACTCGAACTGGACCCGGGGCACGTGCCGGCGGCCACCGTCGGCCCGGAGATCGGCACCGAGTACCTGTGCTCCGACCGGTACGGCCGGATCACCGCGATCACCACGGCGGACGAGCTGCGGGCACTCGACTCGGTGCTCGACGCGGACGTGTGGAAGAGCGTCGGTGACGTGCTCGCCGCGCCGACCGCCTCCAACGACGTCCTCGGCTGGTACGTCTGCGAGGGGCGCGACTTCGACGACGTCCGCGCCCGGTTCAAGGTGATCCGGGACGCCTTCCAGGTGGTCACCGAGCCGGTCGGTGACGCGTGA